Proteins from one Nicotiana tabacum cultivar K326 chromosome 23, ASM71507v2, whole genome shotgun sequence genomic window:
- the LOC107779485 gene encoding MYB-like transcription factor ODO1, with product MGRQPCCDKLGVKKGPWTAEEDKKLINFILTNGQCCWRAVPKLAGLRRCGKSCRLRWTNYLRPDLKRGLLSDAEEKLVIDLHARLGNRWSKIAARLPGRTDNEIKNHWNTHIKKKLLKMGIDPVTHEPLKKEANLIDQPIPESDQNKSNGHQQVQVVPECTSVTAAATSSELDNSSSSTSSSENSSSITDESKLVLNTLCENDPLLRSLLEADAPLVDSLWELPVSSEEQKNFDNMTSWDDSFNWLLDCQDFGIHDFGFDNCFNDVELEVFNTIDDMENKQ from the exons ATGGGAAGACAACCTTGTTGTGACAAACTTGGAGTGAAGAAAGGTCCATGGACAGCTGAGGAAGACAAGAAACTCATCAATTTTATTCTTACAAATGGCCAATGTTGTTGGCGTGCTGTCCCTAAACTCGCCGGTCTTAGGCGCTGCGGTAAGAGTTGTCGTCTCCGATGGACTAATTACCTTCGACCCGACTTGAAAAGAGGACTTCTTAGTGATGCCGAGGAGAAATTGGTTATTGATCTCCATGCTCGTCTTGGAAACAG GTGGTCCAAGATTGCTGCAAGATTACCGGGAAGGACAGATAATGAGATTAAAAATCATTGGAACACTCATATTAAGAAAAAGCTTCTAAAGATGGGGATTGATCCTGTTACACATGAACCACTCAAAAAAGAAGCAAATCTAATAGATCAACCTATCCCAGAATCTGATCAAAACAAAAGTAATGGTCATCAGCAGGTACAAGTTGTACCCGAGTGTACAAGTGTCACTGCAGCAGCCACCTCCTCAGAGTTAGATAACTCGTCTTCTTCCACTTCTTCGTCTGAAAACTCTTCAAGCATCACCGATGAATCCAAGTTGGTTCTCAACACACTCTGTGAAAATGATCCGTTGCTACGCTCCCTACTGGAAGCTGATGCTCCTCTTGTCGATTCGCTATGGGAACTTCCAGTATCTTCTGAAGAACAAAAAAATTTCGATAACATGACATCCTGGGACGACAGTTTTAATTGGCTATTGGATTGTCAAGATTTTGGCATTCATGACTTTGGTTTTGATAATTGCTTTAATGATGTTGAATTAGAGGTGTTTAACACCATAGATGACATGGAAAACAAGCAGTGA